A part of Paenibacillus donghaensis genomic DNA contains:
- a CDS encoding GNAT family N-acetyltransferase, with amino-acid sequence MFKEFETGDTVLEGIEFRKDEVQYNLIHQINGSAGAMKLKTAADNLIYAHTKGYNPWLWIAPSLGAAQRVQLVQQLASQLQETFLPGITAEPEAARLFAETWGGIRNISYHTHMTMHAYQCPVLRQPVHVEGNLRLAGAEDADTIAGFMAHFIQDAFGQSCEPESMLSLAKATASAGRMYLWLVHETPVAMAQIGHRSARYGRINEVFTSRDCRKQGYASAVVAGVCAKLHREGLIPMLYADAKNPDSNQVYQSLGFLEAGTIADIKFN; translated from the coding sequence ATGTTTAAAGAGTTCGAAACAGGCGATACCGTGCTTGAGGGGATAGAATTCAGGAAGGATGAGGTGCAGTATAACCTGATTCATCAAATCAATGGGTCTGCAGGTGCTATGAAGCTTAAGACGGCAGCAGACAACCTGATCTATGCCCATACCAAAGGCTATAATCCCTGGCTGTGGATCGCGCCTTCCCTTGGCGCGGCACAGCGGGTGCAACTGGTGCAGCAGCTGGCAAGCCAGCTTCAGGAAACCTTTCTTCCCGGCATAACTGCCGAACCTGAAGCGGCCAGACTGTTCGCGGAGACTTGGGGCGGGATCAGAAACATCAGCTATCATACCCACATGACCATGCACGCCTACCAATGTCCCGTGCTCCGGCAGCCGGTACATGTTGAGGGGAATCTGAGGCTTGCGGGTGCAGAAGACGCGGATACTATTGCCGGGTTTATGGCCCATTTTATTCAAGATGCATTTGGACAGTCTTGTGAGCCGGAGAGCATGCTGTCCTTGGCCAAGGCAACTGCCAGTGCCGGGCGGATGTACCTATGGCTGGTGCATGAGACCCCAGTCGCCATGGCCCAGATCGGCCACCGTTCCGCCAGATATGGGCGCATCAATGAAGTTTTTACCTCGCGGGATTGCCGCAAGCAGGGTTATGCCAGCGCAGTTGTGGCTGGAGTATGTGCCAAGCTGCACCGCGAGGGGCTCATTCCTATGCTGTATGCGGATGCCAAGAATCCCGATTCCAACCAAGTGTATCAGTCGCTGGGCTTCCTGGAGGCCGGAACAATTGCGGATATCAAATTTAACTAA
- a CDS encoding metal ABC transporter permease encodes MSLLVSPNTWWVLLSMLILGIASGMIGCLAYWKRQSLMSDALSHAALPGVVIAFALTGVKSLPVLIFGAAVSALLGALLVQWVVAYSRIKEDSAMGIVLSVFFGLGIMLLTMVNRTGGGNVSGLDGFIFGQAASMVRSDVYTMSGLGLLVIALVGIAFKEWKLFLFDPQFAKGLGLWNRTMNVLYTAVLVLVIVIGIQAVGVILMSALLIIPSVSARYWTHSFGWMLIWAAVVGGGSGVAGTLISTMGKGWPTGPFIVVCSAAVFTVSLLFGARKGLVITAIQQRSEKSSSLRRAALEREKPLREGEWG; translated from the coding sequence ATGAGCCTGCTGGTGTCTCCGAATACCTGGTGGGTGCTGCTCAGCATGCTGATTCTCGGCATTGCCTCAGGCATGATCGGCTGCCTGGCCTATTGGAAACGGCAGAGCCTGATGAGCGACGCCCTGTCGCATGCCGCATTGCCGGGGGTGGTGATCGCTTTTGCTCTGACCGGAGTCAAAAGCCTGCCCGTGCTGATCTTCGGAGCTGCGGTCAGCGCCCTGCTTGGCGCACTTCTGGTACAGTGGGTCGTGGCCTACAGCCGGATCAAGGAGGACTCGGCGATGGGCATTGTGCTGTCTGTGTTTTTTGGACTGGGGATCATGCTGCTTACTATGGTCAACCGCACGGGCGGCGGCAATGTCAGCGGACTGGACGGCTTCATCTTCGGACAGGCGGCCTCCATGGTGCGCAGCGATGTCTATACGATGAGCGGGCTGGGGCTGCTGGTTATAGCTCTGGTCGGGATTGCCTTCAAGGAATGGAAGCTGTTCCTGTTCGACCCACAGTTTGCCAAGGGCCTTGGGCTGTGGAACCGGACGATGAATGTTCTCTATACGGCCGTTCTGGTGCTCGTTATTGTAATCGGCATTCAGGCGGTTGGAGTCATCCTGATGTCGGCGCTGCTGATTATTCCGTCGGTCAGTGCGCGTTACTGGACACATTCCTTCGGCTGGATGCTGATCTGGGCGGCGGTAGTTGGAGGAGGCTCCGGCGTTGCCGGGACACTCATCAGCACGATGGGCAAAGGCTGGCCTACCGGACCGTTTATCGTAGTGTGCTCGGCAGCCGTGTTTACGGTTTCATTATTGTTCGGTGCTCGCAAGGGGCTGGTTATTACCGCGATCCAACAGCGTAGTGAGAAGAGCAGCAGCCTGCGGAGAGCAGCACTCGAGAGAGAGAAACCACTAAGAGAGGGGGAATGGGGATGA
- a CDS encoding metal ABC transporter ATP-binding protein, with amino-acid sequence MSELATGLQVKGLSAAYRKSTVLEQVNFELPKGSLTGIVGPNGAGKSTLLKTMLELHPKLSGTVTFAGEPLSNMRRKIGYVPQRGSVDWDFPTDALDVVMMGLYGAVGWLKRPKASHRELALKALMQMGMTDFADRQISQLSGGQQQRVFLARALVQDAEIYFMDEPLAGVDAATEQAIMSTLRELKGRGKTVLVVHHDLQTVEDYFDHVLLLNRTVTNYGPTADIFTKDNVYRTYGGGLRWRNEVPS; translated from the coding sequence ATGTCAGAATTGGCAACTGGACTACAAGTGAAAGGGCTGTCTGCAGCCTACCGCAAAAGCACCGTGCTGGAGCAAGTGAACTTCGAGCTGCCGAAAGGTTCGCTGACCGGGATTGTCGGACCAAATGGTGCCGGCAAATCAACCCTGCTTAAGACAATGCTGGAGCTTCATCCGAAGCTGAGCGGCACGGTGACGTTCGCTGGTGAGCCCCTTTCCAATATGCGCAGAAAAATCGGGTATGTTCCACAGCGCGGATCAGTAGACTGGGATTTTCCCACCGATGCGCTGGATGTGGTGATGATGGGCTTGTACGGAGCCGTCGGCTGGCTGAAGCGTCCGAAGGCCAGCCATCGCGAACTGGCGCTTAAGGCATTGATGCAGATGGGAATGACAGACTTCGCAGACCGCCAGATCAGCCAACTGTCCGGCGGCCAGCAGCAGCGTGTGTTCCTGGCCCGCGCCCTGGTGCAGGACGCGGAGATTTATTTCATGGATGAACCGCTGGCCGGAGTGGACGCCGCTACAGAGCAGGCAATCATGTCCACGCTCCGCGAGCTGAAGGGAAGAGGCAAGACGGTGCTGGTCGTCCACCACGATCTGCAGACGGTAGAGGATTATTTTGACCATGTGCTGCTGCTGAACCGCACGGTAACGAATTACGGGCCTACCGCCGATATTTTTACGAAGGACAATGTATACCGGACTTATGGCGGCGGATTGCGCTGGCGGAATGAGGTGCCCTCATGA
- a CDS encoding AI-2E family transporter, whose protein sequence is MERLQVWPEKFRKFFLNNKFVVSLLILLLIGINVLVFSRLPFLFKPLSVLLHTVAAPLLLSGIAYYLLNPLVDRLERRSKVKRAYGIVILYLLIAGIITLILLTVIPIIRTQLSELIGNFPKYSEQIQEEFMNLTGSELFGQFQQSIGSDFSEITSKVTTWGTSFLNNALNGVGSLVGALTEIVLAVVTTPFILFYLLRDGKRLPDFIMRFIPTALQPQTRMVMSEMNSQVASYIRGQIIVSCCIGALLYIGYLIIGLEYSLILAIAAACTAVVPYLGPAIAITPALIVAMVTSPFMLLKMIIVWTAVQLVEGKFISPQIMGKSLKIHPITIIFVIIFAGKMFGLLGIILAVPGYAVFKVVCTHVFQWFRFRSGLYKELEVSKDIQD, encoded by the coding sequence ATGGAGAGGCTGCAGGTATGGCCGGAGAAATTCAGGAAATTTTTTCTGAATAATAAGTTTGTGGTAAGTTTGCTGATTCTATTATTGATTGGTATCAATGTGCTGGTGTTCTCCAGATTGCCGTTTTTGTTCAAGCCGCTCTCAGTGCTGCTGCATACGGTGGCGGCACCGCTGCTGTTATCGGGGATTGCTTATTATCTGCTGAATCCGCTGGTAGACCGGCTGGAACGGCGCAGCAAGGTGAAGCGTGCTTATGGCATCGTTATTCTATATTTGCTGATCGCGGGCATCATCACGCTGATTCTGCTGACGGTCATTCCGATTATCCGCACCCAGCTGTCGGAGTTGATCGGAAATTTCCCGAAATACAGTGAACAGATCCAAGAAGAGTTCATGAATCTGACTGGAAGCGAACTGTTTGGTCAATTTCAGCAGAGTATTGGTAGTGATTTCAGCGAGATTACCAGCAAGGTGACAACCTGGGGAACCTCATTTCTGAACAATGCCTTGAATGGAGTCGGAAGCTTAGTCGGAGCGCTGACAGAGATTGTACTGGCCGTCGTGACTACGCCGTTCATTCTATTCTATCTGCTGCGTGACGGCAAAAGACTGCCTGATTTCATTATGAGATTCATCCCTACCGCGCTGCAGCCGCAGACCCGGATGGTCATGTCGGAGATGAACAGCCAGGTGGCTTCCTACATCCGTGGCCAGATCATTGTCAGCTGCTGTATTGGTGCGCTGCTCTACATAGGTTATCTGATTATCGGCCTGGAATATTCGCTTATTCTGGCGATTGCGGCAGCATGTACCGCGGTGGTTCCTTATCTCGGACCGGCGATAGCTATCACACCTGCGCTGATTGTGGCCATGGTGACCTCACCGTTTATGCTGCTCAAGATGATTATTGTCTGGACCGCCGTCCAGTTGGTGGAAGGGAAGTTTATCTCCCCGCAGATCATGGGCAAGTCGCTCAAGATTCATCCGATAACGATTATTTTTGTGATTATATTTGCCGGCAAAATGTTCGGTTTGCTCGGAATCATTCTCGCTGTGCCTGGATACGCGGTATTCAAAGTGGTCTGTACACATGTGTTCCAGTGGTTCCGGTTCCGCTCGGGATTGTATAAAGAGCTGGAAGTGAGCAAGGACATTCAGGATTAG
- a CDS encoding PstS family phosphate ABC transporter substrate-binding protein yields MNNSFGTKLLSSIVAVLGVIAIGFVASLLTGLFGGLIFYVPLLATLTVGFAIYSVISIFRFFSLRIRRISLISFLGVCLLATAGYEINKAYHNSFATVSDQEVNLRQYEPFQTGSKVAVLSEDAEYKLSGDIPRLDGATALYPLYSAFVQAVYPSGTYEPYALEESPVVSSTTPEAYKRLINGETDIIFVASPSLAQQKEAKRQGVELKLTPIGREAFVFFVNRNNAVRALTTAQIKDIYSGKLTNWQDVGGRDDKIRAFQRPADSGSQTMLEKYMGDTPIMEPLKDNIADAMSGIIKQTASYRNYKNALGYSFLFYASEMNASGDIKLLAIDGAAPNKENIRNGSYPLTSEFYAVTAGSSNPNVQHFLDFILSPQGQELIEKTGYTALK; encoded by the coding sequence GTGAATAATTCATTCGGGACCAAACTACTCTCATCCATCGTAGCTGTGCTTGGCGTAATTGCAATCGGTTTTGTAGCAAGCCTTTTGACTGGACTTTTTGGAGGGCTAATCTTTTATGTTCCTTTGTTAGCAACGCTGACTGTTGGATTTGCCATTTACAGTGTCATCAGCATCTTCAGGTTCTTCAGCTTGCGCATCCGGCGTATCAGTCTGATCTCTTTCCTCGGTGTCTGCCTGCTGGCTACTGCAGGCTATGAGATTAATAAAGCGTATCACAACAGCTTCGCAACAGTCAGCGATCAGGAGGTTAACCTGCGGCAGTATGAGCCGTTTCAGACTGGCTCCAAAGTCGCCGTGCTGAGCGAAGACGCCGAATATAAGCTTAGCGGGGACATCCCCAGACTTGACGGAGCTACTGCGCTATACCCGCTTTATTCGGCTTTTGTGCAGGCGGTTTATCCTTCCGGCACCTATGAACCGTATGCTCTTGAAGAGAGTCCTGTAGTTTCCTCTACCACTCCAGAAGCCTACAAGCGGTTGATCAACGGCGAGACCGATATTATTTTTGTAGCCTCCCCCTCGCTTGCCCAACAGAAAGAGGCCAAGCGCCAGGGCGTCGAGCTGAAGCTGACACCGATTGGACGCGAAGCCTTTGTCTTTTTTGTAAACCGGAACAATGCAGTCCGCGCACTGACCACAGCCCAGATCAAGGATATCTACTCCGGCAAGCTGACGAACTGGCAGGACGTGGGCGGTAGAGACGATAAGATCCGTGCCTTCCAGCGCCCCGCAGACAGCGGCAGCCAGACCATGCTGGAGAAATATATGGGAGACACTCCGATTATGGAGCCGCTGAAGGATAATATTGCCGATGCGATGAGCGGAATCATTAAGCAGACGGCCAGCTACCGCAACTACAAAAATGCGCTTGGCTACAGCTTCCTGTTCTATGCCTCCGAGATGAATGCCAGTGGCGACATCAAGCTGCTCGCCATCGACGGAGCGGCTCCGAACAAGGAGAATATCCGCAACGGCAGCTATCCGCTCACCTCCGAATTCTATGCGGTGACGGCAGGCAGCAGCAATCCGAACGTCCAGCACTTCCTGGACTTCATTCTGTCGCCGCAGGGCCAGGAGCTGATCGAGAAAACAGGCTATACCGCTCTCAAATAA
- a CDS encoding metal ABC transporter permease has product MSYTGWVLITAGLVGLSCGIVGVLLILRRMAMMADAISHTVLLGIVVAFLLTRQLSGYHMLVGAVIAGLLTSIMIQWLQSRGVQGEASIGVVFTTLFAVGVILIATKVGNAHLDVKHALMGEITFIPWTTVSLPWIGEIPEATLILSIVLLVVLTVIIAFYKEWKITSFDPALAASLGIPVIIMHYAFMSLLSVTTVAAFDAVGAIMVVAMLITPAASAYLWTDRLSVMFVLSGLFGIVSAVSGYYIAAWLDTSISGSMAFATGLLFMASFLGSPKHGLASRLMSRRTVQEQ; this is encoded by the coding sequence ATGAGTTATACAGGCTGGGTATTAATCACGGCAGGTCTGGTTGGACTCTCCTGCGGCATTGTCGGCGTACTGCTGATTCTGCGCAGAATGGCGATGATGGCCGATGCGATCAGCCATACGGTGCTGCTCGGCATCGTGGTTGCTTTTCTGCTGACGCGACAGCTGAGTGGCTATCATATGCTTGTGGGAGCGGTAATTGCCGGACTGCTGACCTCGATCATGATTCAGTGGCTGCAGTCGCGCGGTGTTCAGGGAGAAGCTTCGATCGGAGTGGTGTTTACCACACTGTTTGCCGTGGGCGTGATTCTGATTGCTACCAAGGTAGGCAACGCCCATCTTGATGTGAAGCATGCGCTGATGGGCGAGATTACCTTCATTCCGTGGACTACAGTTTCCCTGCCCTGGATTGGGGAGATTCCCGAGGCGACGCTGATTCTGTCGATTGTGCTGCTGGTGGTGCTGACTGTGATCATTGCCTTCTACAAGGAGTGGAAAATCACTTCGTTCGACCCCGCTCTTGCTGCCAGCCTGGGCATTCCGGTTATCATCATGCATTACGCCTTCATGTCGCTGCTGTCGGTGACTACGGTGGCTGCCTTCGATGCTGTCGGCGCGATCATGGTGGTGGCGATGCTGATTACACCGGCTGCCTCGGCGTATCTCTGGACGGACCGGCTGTCCGTGATGTTCGTGCTGAGCGGACTGTTCGGCATTGTCTCGGCCGTGTCGGGTTATTATATTGCCGCCTGGCTCGATACCTCGATCTCAGGCTCAATGGCTTTTGCCACAGGTCTGCTGTTTATGGCCAGCTTCCTGGGTTCACCGAAGCATGGTCTGGCATCCCGTCTGATGTCACGCAGAACGGTGCAGGAGCAATAA
- a CDS encoding metal ABC transporter solute-binding protein, Zn/Mn family gives MLSRRVTKLGMLLMMVFILLLSACSSGSGDVASGAKDGKISIVTTIAQIAEPLAVIGGDRVSVTSLMGPGVDPHLYNATQGDIAKMSSADIVFYSGLHLEGNLTEVFEQIGKSKPVLAVAEAIPPEKRLKDEKGDIDPHVWFDIEIWKLALDSAAEELKTEYPDDAALFEENKTAYFAKLDELKAEADSLMSSIPENQRVLVTAHDAFGYFGRMFDLDVVGLQGLSTEDEIGITDVDDTISLLLEHQVPAVFVESSVNQNSINAVIEGAASRGLEVKLGGELFSDAMGNEGTEEGTYIGMYRHNVNTIAKALGGGGN, from the coding sequence ATGTTATCGAGGCGTGTGACAAAATTAGGGATGCTGCTGATGATGGTATTCATACTGCTGCTGTCGGCATGCTCGTCTGGTTCAGGAGATGTGGCGAGTGGCGCCAAGGACGGGAAAATCTCCATTGTAACCACCATCGCTCAAATTGCTGAGCCGCTTGCGGTTATAGGTGGTGACCGGGTCAGCGTTACCAGCTTGATGGGACCAGGGGTTGATCCGCATCTGTACAATGCCACCCAAGGCGATATCGCCAAGATGAGCTCAGCGGACATCGTATTCTACAGTGGTCTGCACCTGGAGGGTAACCTGACTGAGGTGTTTGAACAGATCGGCAAAAGCAAGCCGGTACTTGCTGTGGCAGAGGCCATCCCGCCAGAGAAACGGCTGAAGGATGAGAAGGGGGACATCGATCCGCATGTCTGGTTTGACATTGAGATCTGGAAGCTGGCGCTGGATTCAGCCGCCGAGGAGCTGAAGACTGAATACCCGGACGATGCCGCGCTGTTTGAAGAGAACAAAACCGCTTATTTCGCCAAGCTGGATGAGCTGAAGGCGGAAGCGGATTCGCTGATGAGCTCCATCCCGGAGAACCAGCGGGTGCTGGTAACGGCACATGATGCTTTTGGTTACTTCGGACGGATGTTCGACCTGGATGTGGTTGGCCTGCAGGGACTGAGCACAGAGGATGAGATCGGTATCACGGATGTGGATGATACGATCAGTCTGCTGCTGGAGCATCAGGTGCCGGCCGTATTCGTGGAGAGCAGTGTGAACCAGAATTCGATCAACGCAGTGATTGAAGGCGCGGCCAGCCGGGGGCTGGAGGTTAAGCTGGGCGGAGAGCTGTTCTCGGATGCAATGGGGAATGAAGGAACCGAAGAAGGGACCTATATCGGGATGTACCGCCATAATGTAAACACCATAGCCAAGGCTTTGGGCGGAGGAGGGAACTAG
- a CDS encoding DinB family protein — translation MPGIIAATAYGKLQGRQESGVNVWRGIPFAAAPVGSLRFHAPRPPESWSGVRDAYDFGPVSHQPADSRGTRFGGAKPLHSEDCLYLNVWAAAEGAADRPVMVWIHGGTFVTGAGSQPMFDGSSLAVRGDVIVVTINYRLGPFGFLHLSPLGEGLCSNQGLLDQIAALEWVQGNIAAFGGDPQRVTVFGESAGSMSIAALLAMPAAKGLFSGAIMQSGAAQTLPAKQGAEVAGALLEELGLQADTAAAELPKLTAEQIIDAAERMVYKLSGDSLSMFFQPVIDPDTLPVEPAEAVRNGAARGIPLLIGTNRHEGNLFFREGTTAADFEQSLKALEMLMGTGSLAEIARHYPASWEGQAEILTDLYFWNSSVALAESQQAYAPVWMYRFDMAVPGHPLLSKAVHGAEIVYVFNNLALLPLLGITVTPAMTRVAEAMQAAWISFARRSDPATAGQPWPAYDHRHRATLVFDEQLRVVFDPDTEKRKRLSGWSDGPADEAGQPQQPLCDYQLRLAAHAHWANTEILRALQGTGGTSAKLTTLFGHLLSAERVWLERLNHRDSSAIAIWPVSSLAECEALLKANYAGYQQYLSALSDSRLPDIVSYQNSKGIAYSSSVADILSHVALHGSYHRGQISTYLRLEGQEPVNTDFINYARLED, via the coding sequence ATGCCAGGAATAATAGCAGCAACCGCTTATGGCAAGCTTCAAGGCCGGCAGGAGAGTGGGGTGAATGTGTGGCGCGGCATCCCTTTTGCCGCAGCACCTGTAGGTAGTTTGCGGTTCCATGCGCCCAGACCGCCTGAATCATGGAGCGGTGTCCGCGATGCCTATGACTTCGGCCCGGTCAGCCATCAGCCTGCCGACAGCAGAGGTACCCGGTTTGGAGGGGCGAAACCGCTGCATTCCGAAGACTGTCTGTATCTGAATGTGTGGGCGGCAGCGGAAGGTGCAGCGGATCGGCCGGTCATGGTGTGGATTCACGGAGGAACCTTCGTAACCGGTGCAGGCAGCCAGCCGATGTTTGACGGCTCAAGCCTCGCTGTTCGCGGAGATGTCATTGTAGTTACGATTAATTACCGGCTGGGACCGTTTGGATTCCTGCATTTGTCGCCGCTGGGCGAAGGGTTGTGCTCCAACCAGGGCTTGCTGGACCAGATCGCTGCCCTCGAATGGGTGCAGGGCAATATTGCCGCCTTCGGCGGTGATCCGCAGCGTGTGACGGTGTTCGGCGAATCGGCAGGCAGCATGAGCATCGCTGCCCTGCTGGCCATGCCTGCGGCCAAAGGCTTGTTCTCGGGAGCAATCATGCAGAGCGGAGCGGCGCAGACCCTGCCCGCCAAGCAAGGGGCGGAGGTAGCAGGAGCCTTGCTGGAGGAGCTGGGTTTACAAGCGGATACAGCAGCCGCCGAATTGCCGAAGCTGACAGCGGAGCAGATTATTGACGCTGCCGAGCGGATGGTCTATAAGCTCTCGGGAGATTCGCTCAGCATGTTCTTCCAGCCGGTGATTGATCCGGACACGCTGCCGGTGGAACCGGCAGAGGCGGTAAGAAACGGGGCTGCGCGCGGTATTCCGCTGCTGATCGGAACAAACCGCCATGAGGGCAATCTGTTCTTCCGCGAGGGCACCACGGCTGCAGATTTCGAGCAGTCGCTGAAGGCGCTGGAAATGCTGATGGGCACCGGCAGCCTGGCGGAGATTGCCCGCCATTACCCGGCCTCATGGGAAGGGCAGGCGGAGATCCTGACCGATCTGTACTTCTGGAACAGCTCGGTAGCTCTGGCCGAGAGCCAGCAGGCGTATGCTCCGGTCTGGATGTACCGTTTCGATATGGCGGTGCCCGGGCATCCGCTGCTTAGCAAGGCGGTGCATGGTGCCGAAATCGTCTATGTCTTTAACAATCTGGCGCTGCTCCCGCTGCTGGGAATAACCGTTACTCCGGCCATGACTCGGGTAGCGGAAGCGATGCAGGCGGCCTGGATCAGCTTCGCCCGGCGCAGTGATCCGGCCACGGCAGGCCAGCCCTGGCCGGCATACGACCATCGGCATCGGGCTACGCTGGTCTTCGATGAGCAGTTGCGCGTGGTGTTTGATCCGGATACGGAGAAACGCAAACGGCTGAGCGGCTGGTCGGACGGTCCTGCTGACGAAGCGGGTCAGCCGCAGCAGCCGCTGTGTGACTATCAGCTGCGGCTTGCCGCTCATGCGCACTGGGCAAATACGGAGATTCTAAGGGCGCTGCAGGGTACTGGAGGGACTTCTGCCAAGCTGACCACCTTGTTTGGCCATCTGCTGAGCGCGGAACGCGTCTGGCTGGAGCGCCTTAACCACAGGGACAGCTCTGCGATTGCTATCTGGCCGGTCTCTTCACTGGCAGAGTGCGAAGCGCTGCTGAAGGCGAATTACGCCGGGTATCAGCAGTATTTAAGTGCTCTCAGCGATTCCCGGCTGCCGGATATCGTGAGCTACCAGAACAGCAAAGGGATAGCCTATAGCAGCTCCGTAGCGGATATTCTTAGCCATGTTGCTCTTCACGGCAGTTACCACCGCGGCCAGATTTCGACTTATTTGCGCCTGGAGGGCCAAGAGCCGGTGAACACGGATTTTATTAACTATGCAAGGCTGGAAGATTAG
- a CDS encoding DUF2264 domain-containing protein codes for MSDTRVVQAGSSLATNPLQTRADLQQAFRQLSGPLKRHYSPGGARLKLGITGVHYGSETAEMEGFSRVLWGMVPLLAGGGADDELWEICLSGIRNGTDPQHPEYWGKVADYDQRLVEMAAFGFALSLIPERIWGPLSTREQDNLYQWLNQMNSHPCYDCNWLFFNVLVNMGFRKSGLDYDAGQLERNLQRLDDFYVSDGWYSDGVGGHMDYYVPFAFHYYGLLYAKLMGGEDPDRAKLYRERAVTFASSFIHWFAPDGSALPYGRSLAYRFAQCAFWGALAYAEVEALPAGVLKGLVLRNLRWWFRQGILDGEGLLTIGYAYPNLVMAENYNSPGSPYWSFKAFLPLALPETHPFWQAEELPLPDLPACFEQKPAHLVICRQPETGHVAAFNSGHPQTNEHTHTSAKYEKFVYSTAFGFSVPRSEWGLGQGAFDSMLALSEAGDNLYRVKRTSEDSWTRENVLFARWKPWSDVEVQTWIAAGLPWHIRIHRVETARALEAAEGGFALSLAADTLELAPAGQLTAAASCPQGRSEVRGLHGYGQAVLVRPHTNTNVLQPRTVIPTLLATLLPGTHWLISAVCGQPGTAEDAAAGDPQVNPAEQLGVIITEHQITVSTSGGQEIVIPID; via the coding sequence ATGAGTGATACTAGAGTAGTGCAGGCGGGTTCATCGCTTGCAACCAATCCGCTGCAGACCAGAGCGGATCTGCAGCAAGCGTTTCGGCAGCTGAGTGGTCCGCTGAAACGGCATTACAGCCCCGGAGGCGCCCGGCTCAAGCTGGGTATCACCGGGGTGCATTACGGTTCCGAAACCGCCGAGATGGAGGGATTCTCCCGGGTACTGTGGGGAATGGTGCCTCTGCTCGCGGGAGGCGGAGCGGATGATGAGCTGTGGGAAATATGCCTCAGCGGCATCCGCAACGGGACTGATCCGCAGCATCCCGAATATTGGGGCAAGGTTGCCGATTACGACCAGCGGCTGGTAGAGATGGCTGCTTTTGGCTTCGCCCTGTCGTTGATCCCGGAGCGGATCTGGGGACCGCTATCGACGCGGGAACAGGACAACCTGTACCAATGGTTAAACCAGATGAATAGCCACCCTTGCTACGACTGCAACTGGCTGTTTTTTAATGTGCTGGTTAATATGGGGTTTCGCAAGTCGGGGCTTGACTATGACGCGGGGCAGTTGGAGCGCAATCTGCAGCGATTGGATGATTTCTACGTGTCGGACGGCTGGTACAGCGATGGTGTGGGCGGACATATGGACTATTACGTGCCTTTTGCCTTCCATTATTATGGTCTGCTCTATGCCAAGCTGATGGGGGGAGAGGACCCGGACCGCGCCAAGCTCTACAGGGAACGAGCGGTTACATTCGCCAGCAGCTTCATCCATTGGTTCGCGCCGGATGGCTCTGCGCTGCCTTATGGCCGAAGTCTGGCCTACCGGTTCGCCCAATGCGCCTTCTGGGGTGCACTTGCCTATGCGGAAGTTGAGGCACTGCCTGCCGGTGTGCTTAAAGGGCTGGTGCTCCGCAATCTGCGATGGTGGTTCCGCCAAGGTATCCTGGATGGGGAAGGTTTGCTGACTATTGGTTATGCCTATCCCAATCTGGTGATGGCGGAGAATTACAATTCTCCGGGTTCACCCTACTGGTCCTTTAAGGCATTTCTGCCGCTGGCACTGCCGGAGACCCATCCGTTCTGGCAGGCGGAGGAGCTTCCGCTGCCTGATCTTCCGGCATGTTTCGAGCAGAAGCCTGCACATCTGGTCATCTGCCGCCAGCCTGAGACCGGCCATGTAGCGGCGTTCAACAGCGGCCATCCGCAGACGAATGAGCACACCCATACTTCAGCTAAATATGAGAAGTTTGTATATTCCACCGCTTTTGGTTTCAGTGTGCCCCGCTCAGAATGGGGCCTGGGCCAGGGCGCGTTTGATTCCATGCTGGCGCTCAGCGAAGCCGGAGACAATCTGTACCGTGTCAAAAGAACAAGCGAAGACAGCTGGACCCGGGAAAATGTTCTCTTCGCCAGATGGAAGCCCTGGTCTGATGTTGAGGTGCAGACCTGGATCGCAGCTGGTCTGCCCTGGCATATCCGCATCCACCGGGTGGAGACGGCAAGAGCTCTTGAAGCCGCCGAAGGAGGCTTCGCACTGTCGCTGGCTGCGGACACGCTGGAGCTTGCTCCGGCAGGGCAGCTCACAGCAGCAGCCAGCTGTCCGCAGGGCCGCAGCGAAGTGCGCGGCCTGCACGGCTACGGGCAAGCAGTGCTGGTGCGCCCGCATACCAACACCAATGTGCTGCAGCCGCGCACGGTGATTCCGACCTTGCTTGCCACGCTGCTGCCGGGAACACATTGGCTGATCTCTGCGGTCTGCGGACAGCCCGGGACAGCTGAAGACGCTGCTGCAGGCGACCCGCAGGTGAATCCGGCCGAGCAGCTCGGTGTGATAATTACGGAGCATCAGATCACCGTAAGCACTTCCGGGGGACAAGAGATCGTTATCCCAATCGACTAG